The Flavobacterium commune genome contains the following window.
TTATAGATGTGTTCAATGCTTTCGAGTGTAACGGTTTTGAAATTTTCGTCCATTGGAACAAAGGGACTATAATTGGCCGCATTTTGATGTGTTTTTACCTGTTCGATATTGATGCCTATTTTTTTTGTCAGCTGATTAAAGTTGGGTAAAATACCAAAAACACCTATAGAACCTGTAATAGTATTGCTTTCGGCAAAAATCGTATTGGCATTACAGGCAATATAATAACCTCCTGAAGCGGCATAATTACCCATTGAAACCACCACAGGTTTTATTTTTTTAGTCAATTCTACTTCTCTCCAAATCAAATCGGAAGTCAGTGCATTTCCTCCGGGACTATCAATTCTTAGTACAATTGCTTTTACTTTTTTGTCTTTTCGGGCTTCCTGCAATGAGCGACGCATAGAACCTTCACCAATAGTATTTACATCACCTTCACCGCTTTGAATTTCGCCTTGAGCATAAATAACAGCTATTTTATCATCACTTTCAGAGACAATAGAAGTCGTAATCATTTTATTAGTATAATCGTTTATCGAAATTTTGTTGTAGTCCTTATCAGGGCTAACTTTTAGTGCTTTTTTAATATCATTGTGATAAACGTCTTCATAAGCAATCTGGTCTATAAGTTTTTGCTGTTTTGCCATTTCAGGAGTTCGAGCCAGTAAACCATTGGCAATTTCGTTTAATTTGGCAGTTGAAATTTTTCTGCTTTTCGAAATGTCAGCACAAACGGAATTCCAAATGGATTGTAGCAATGCCGTGGTTTGTTCTCTGTTGGCATCACTCATTTTATTTTCTAAGAAAGGTTCTACGGCACTTTTGTATTTTCCATGTCTAAGGACTTCCATTTTTACACCTGTTTTTTCCTGTAAATCTTTGAAAAACATAATTTCAGAAGATAATCCTTTGAAGTCCATTTCTCCCACAGGATTCA
Protein-coding sequences here:
- the sppA gene encoding signal peptide peptidase SppA, whose protein sequence is MKFLSNVIATVVGLFVFLMLFFFGIVFIGAIFGGETEGEALKTNSVIELNLEDVKYDYAGKYKDPWMSFFSEEKNIGFSDVINAIDVASIDDNIKGISILNNNSQLGMAQSKELRNALENFKKSGKFVMAYANSYSQKEYYLNSVANSIYLNPVGEMDFKGLSSEIMFFKDLQEKTGVKMEVLRHGKYKSAVEPFLENKMSDANREQTTALLQSIWNSVCADISKSRKISTAKLNEIANGLLARTPEMAKQQKLIDQIAYEDVYHNDIKKALKVSPDKDYNKISINDYTNKMITTSIVSESDDKIAVIYAQGEIQSGEGDVNTIGEGSMRRSLQEARKDKKVKAIVLRIDSPGGNALTSDLIWREVELTKKIKPVVVSMGNYAASGGYYIACNANTIFAESNTITGSIGVFGILPNFNQLTKKIGINIEQVKTHQNAANYSPFVPMDENFKTVTLESIEHIYKTFVSHVAQGRKMNFATVDSIAQGRVWSGAEALKIGLVDKIGGLNAAIVEAARLSKTSNYTTQNYPEYEKDLDDVFAKLPFGSSKQNIIKEEIGIENYQLLQQVKKFQSRKGIQAMMPFEISIY